In one window of Oscillatoria salina IIICB1 DNA:
- a CDS encoding Uma2 family endonuclease, with protein sequence MSVPTTENQQQTNIPVDEWQPEMPPEDLIFDDGEPLETNRHRIAMNILIQSLQQAWREREDYFVGGNMFVYYSRTQAKNRDFKGPDFFVVLNVDGSQTRQGWVAWDENGRYPDVIVELMSASTANADLGEKKEIYQNIFRTRNYFVYDPFNPNSLQGWNLGTNLVYQPLTPNEQGWLWCEVLGFWLGTWDGTIQRETASWLRFYDAEGNLVFLPEEAERQRAETERQRAETERQRAERLAARLRELGENPDNL encoded by the coding sequence GTGTCCGTACCCACAACTGAAAATCAACAACAGACAAATATTCCTGTTGATGAGTGGCAACCTGAAATGCCGCCAGAAGACCTAATTTTTGACGACGGAGAACCCTTGGAAACTAATCGCCATCGCATCGCCATGAACATTTTAATCCAATCTTTGCAACAAGCTTGGAGAGAACGCGAAGATTATTTTGTCGGCGGTAATATGTTCGTTTACTACAGTCGTACCCAAGCGAAAAATCGTGATTTCAAAGGACCCGATTTTTTCGTAGTTTTGAATGTTGATGGTAGTCAAACTCGCCAAGGTTGGGTAGCTTGGGACGAAAATGGACGTTATCCTGACGTAATTGTGGAACTAATGTCTGCTTCGACAGCGAATGCAGATTTGGGTGAAAAAAAGGAAATTTACCAAAACATTTTTCGGACGAGAAATTACTTCGTTTATGACCCATTCAATCCTAATTCTTTACAAGGATGGAATTTAGGTACTAATTTAGTTTACCAACCATTAACTCCTAACGAACAAGGCTGGTTATGGTGTGAAGTATTAGGCTTTTGGTTAGGAACTTGGGACGGAACAATTCAACGAGAAACTGCTTCTTGGTTGAGATTTTACGATGCAGAAGGTAATTTGGTTTTCTTACCAGAAGAAGCGGAACGTCAACGGGCGGAAACTGAACGTCAACGGGCGGAAACTGAACGTCAACGGGCGGAACGTTTAGCCGCAAGGTTGCGAGAGTTAGGCGAAAATCCTGATAATTTGTAA